A window of Microscilla marina ATCC 23134 contains these coding sequences:
- a CDS encoding GAF domain-containing SpoIIE family protein phosphatase, with translation MFPKNISNKKNFSIKKGPPNTTLYKTHPVSSNQETPQKPTLSQEDELSFYKNWANFTDIMQVQPGQNCQNWADNLLKHLIPFVKGFQATLYMKTCPETLELIGSYAINFNEVAPQIKIGQNTVGLVAKTMQMNHIVNPTLKDNFTGVSATQPIPIQSILTFPITHQNNIQGVLEILFYQPIKAQRLEFLQRIASNMGTNLCLLANAQIQEKNDALNKQLDDSEEFRKLHTHLTESINYASNIQSAILPNASSFEKVFSDHFLIYQPKDIVSGDFYWLTQVIHREAHQAKAKKIIFAAVVDCTGHGVPGAFMSIIGNTLLNEIVNRKGLTDPAQILKMMHVGVRSRLKQSQGQNKDGMDICLCKIEACASDKTKVTYTGAKRPLYYLQDGLLHKLDGDRRRVGGENQNQPFTSQSIVLSPGDKLFLSTDGFKDIASPQRKSLGLRKFESLLQKGTQFSMLQHREFMQAQIKEYQQGTPQRDDVTLLGIQI, from the coding sequence ATGTTTCCTAAAAATATAAGCAACAAGAAAAATTTTTCAATAAAGAAGGGCCCTCCTAATACTACTTTATACAAGACACACCCAGTGTCTTCTAACCAAGAAACTCCCCAGAAACCTACCTTATCCCAGGAAGACGAACTGTCTTTTTATAAAAACTGGGCAAACTTTACCGATATTATGCAGGTACAACCTGGACAAAACTGTCAAAACTGGGCGGATAACCTCCTAAAACACTTGATTCCTTTTGTAAAGGGGTTTCAAGCAACTTTGTACATGAAAACTTGTCCCGAAACACTGGAGTTAATCGGCAGTTATGCCATCAATTTTAATGAAGTAGCTCCACAAATAAAGATAGGACAAAATACTGTAGGGTTAGTGGCTAAAACAATGCAGATGAACCATATTGTAAACCCTACATTAAAAGATAATTTTACAGGGGTAAGCGCTACTCAGCCTATACCTATACAGAGTATTCTTACTTTTCCTATTACACACCAAAACAATATTCAGGGGGTATTAGAAATACTGTTTTATCAACCCATAAAAGCCCAACGTCTTGAATTTTTACAGCGCATAGCCTCTAACATGGGCACCAACTTGTGTTTATTGGCAAACGCACAGATACAAGAGAAAAATGATGCTTTAAATAAGCAACTCGACGATTCCGAAGAATTCCGCAAATTACACACTCACCTTACCGAAAGTATTAATTATGCCAGTAATATACAATCGGCTATTTTGCCGAATGCTTCAAGTTTTGAGAAAGTGTTTTCAGATCACTTTCTGATTTACCAGCCAAAAGACATTGTTTCAGGTGATTTTTATTGGTTAACTCAAGTTATACATCGGGAGGCTCACCAGGCAAAGGCAAAAAAAATAATCTTTGCTGCAGTAGTAGATTGTACTGGGCACGGTGTGCCAGGGGCATTTATGAGCATTATAGGCAACACGTTGCTTAATGAAATAGTGAACAGAAAAGGCTTAACCGACCCAGCTCAAATACTTAAAATGATGCATGTAGGCGTGCGCTCAAGGTTGAAACAATCTCAGGGACAAAATAAAGATGGAATGGATATTTGTCTCTGCAAGATTGAAGCTTGTGCTTCTGACAAAACAAAGGTAACTTATACTGGCGCTAAACGCCCTTTGTATTATCTACAGGATGGGTTGTTGCATAAATTAGATGGTGATAGAAGAAGGGTTGGAGGCGAAAATCAAAATCAACCATTTACTAGCCAAAGCATTGTACTTTCGCCAGGAGATAAGCTGTTTTTATCTACCGATGGATTCAAAGATATAGCCAGCCCTCAACGTAAAAGTTTAGGGTTACGCAAATTTGAAAGTTTGCTACAAAAAGGCACCCAGTTTAGTATGCTCCAGCACAGAGAGTTTATGCAAGCTCAAATCAAAGAATATCAGCAAGGTACACCTCAAAGAGATGATGTGACGCTTTTAGGCATTCAGATATAA
- a CDS encoding metal-dependent hydrolase, giving the protein MKFTFYGHACFSVEMNGKTILFDPFITDNELAKDIKVADIKADYILLTHGHGDHVADAAQIAKQSDATIVSNYEIVTWFQNQGIEKGHPMNHGGSWQFDFGKVKYVNAVHSSMLPDGSYGGNAGGFVVYGNEQTFYNAGDTALTLDMQLIPKFAKLDFAILPIGDNFTMGIDDAVIAADFIECNKIVGIHYDTFGYIKIDHKAAKETFKKAGKDLILLDIGETIDL; this is encoded by the coding sequence ATGAAATTTACTTTTTACGGGCATGCATGCTTTTCGGTAGAAATGAATGGAAAAACCATTTTATTTGACCCTTTTATCACCGACAATGAACTAGCTAAAGATATTAAGGTAGCAGATATAAAGGCAGATTACATTTTACTTACCCACGGACACGGCGATCACGTAGCCGATGCAGCCCAAATAGCCAAACAATCAGATGCTACTATTGTATCAAATTATGAGATTGTGACTTGGTTTCAGAACCAAGGAATAGAGAAGGGACATCCTATGAACCACGGGGGTAGTTGGCAATTTGACTTTGGTAAGGTAAAATATGTAAACGCAGTGCACTCTAGTATGCTACCTGACGGTTCGTATGGGGGCAATGCAGGTGGGTTTGTGGTATATGGCAATGAACAGACTTTTTATAATGCAGGAGACACAGCTCTTACGCTGGACATGCAGCTTATTCCTAAGTTTGCCAAGCTGGATTTTGCAATACTGCCTATTGGCGATAACTTTACTATGGGTATAGACGACGCTGTAATAGCAGCTGACTTTATTGAATGTAATAAAATTGTGGGTATCCATTACGACACGTTTGGTTATATAAAAATAGACCATAAAGCAGCTAAAGAAACTTTCAAAAAGGCAGGCAAAGATCTTATTTTGCTTGATATTGGCGAAACTATAGATTTATAA